The following nucleotide sequence is from Thermodesulfobacteriota bacterium.
AATAGACAGGCTTCTAAAACCTATCCGAATCCATTACACAAAACGGGGTCGGAGTTTTCAGATTTTTTAGGGAACCCCGGTCGGTATCGGTATTGTAATTTAGGGAGAGGCGTGCTACATAAATCCTATCCACGTTTATTGTTGGGTTAGCAAATAATGAGAATCGTTTAAAGGATGATCATGCCTGGTCAGGTTGATCTTTCACAGGTATCGCCGATAATCAAAAGCGTTCTGTTTGTATGTACCGGGAATATTTGCCGCAGTCCCATGGCTGAGGCCATTCTTAAGAAGATGGTTCCTGTGGAGGCAGATATTTGCGTCTTTTCAGCCGGGAGTCATGCCAGGGAAGGAAATTTGGCCACGGAAAACAGCATCCTGGTCTCCAGAGACGCCGGGATTGATCTGAGCAGCCACAGGGCGCGAAGGCTCACCACGGATATGGCTCACGAGGCCGATATGATATTGGCCATGGAGCCGCTGCACATCGAACACGTTCTATCCCTGGATATCTGGGTGAAGGATAAGACTTTTAATCTTATCCGGTTTGCACAGGACCACCAGGGAGACGGGGACTTGATCCCAGACCCTTATGGAGGAAGCCTGAGGGAATATCAAATATGCTTCCGTAAGATCGATGAGTGCGTAAACAATTTTTATGAGATGATTAGAGGCCGCCTGATACAGAGGAGCCACTAACTAAAAGACTGCCCGTTTTTTCTTCAGCTGAGTCATCTACACCGTCTCCGTTAAGGACTTCATGCCAGAGGCGTTCATCCTCATAAAAGTCATAGAGGGCTTTTGCGATGAGGGAGGAAAAGTCGCGGCGGACAAAAGTATCCTTTAAGTCCTGATAGCCCTTTGATTGTATCCCAAAATTAAACTCTACATTGGAACAGAAGGCATTATAATGACCGACTGCCCCCTTCAGGCCCTCAGAACGGTTCCACCAGTGTTCGGGATTTGTCAGATAATCTTTGAGCAGCGCCATCTTCTCCGAAATAGCCTCGTTATTTTGTGTATATAAGCGCCACATTTTTCCTTTTGTTTTATTTACGACATTAGCCAGAGATTCCAGTCTCAATTGCGTATCGGGATAGCCGTGTTTTGTCAACTCCTCTACTGAAAAGAGGAGGACATCGCCCCAGAACTGCCGGATAGATTCGTCTGTCAGGTCCACCCCTCTATCCTGATTATTAATGCCGGGCCTGAATTCTCCCTGATGGTTAGCGGCTAATGTCCGTTTATGCAGTAAGGGCAGGTTGGCCGAGACGAATCGTTTACCTATTCTGGCCTTAAGTAATCTACCCAGGGCCGGGCCGGCCATCCTCAGTTTCAGATCGGCGTAGGGGATAATATATCTCAATGCCTCCGGCCTTAAGACAAAATTTCCGGTATAGACGGTTCTGGCCGGAGCTATATCCAGCGGAC
It contains:
- a CDS encoding low molecular weight protein arginine phosphatase; its protein translation is MPGQVDLSQVSPIIKSVLFVCTGNICRSPMAEAILKKMVPVEADICVFSAGSHAREGNLATENSILVSRDAGIDLSSHRARRLTTDMAHEADMILAMEPLHIEHVLSLDIWVKDKTFNLIRFAQDHQGDGDLIPDPYGGSLREYQICFRKIDECVNNFYEMIRGRLIQRSH